The following proteins come from a genomic window of Cronobacter muytjensii ATCC 51329:
- the fabR gene encoding HTH-type transcriptional repressor FabR, whose amino-acid sequence MMGVRAQQKERTRRSLVEAAFSQLSAERSFASLSLREVAREAGIAPTSFYRHFRDVDELGLTMVDESGLMLRQLMRQARQRIAKGGSVIRTSVSTFMEFIGNNPNAFRLLLRERSGTSAAFRAAVAREIQHFIAELADYLELENHMPRAFTEAQAEAMVTIVFSAGAEALDVSPEQRGQLEERLVLQLRMISKGAYYWYRREQEKMAQHSDK is encoded by the coding sequence GTGATGGGCGTCAGAGCGCAACAGAAAGAACGAACCCGGCGGTCGCTGGTGGAGGCCGCGTTTAGTCAGCTAAGCGCGGAACGAAGTTTTGCCAGCCTGAGCCTGCGCGAAGTGGCGCGCGAGGCCGGTATCGCGCCGACCTCGTTTTATCGTCATTTCCGGGACGTGGACGAGCTGGGTCTGACGATGGTGGATGAAAGCGGCCTGATGCTGCGACAGCTGATGCGCCAGGCGCGCCAGCGCATCGCCAAAGGCGGTAGCGTGATCCGTACATCGGTCTCCACCTTTATGGAGTTTATCGGCAATAACCCGAACGCCTTCCGGCTGCTGCTGCGCGAACGCTCCGGCACGTCGGCGGCGTTTCGCGCCGCCGTCGCGCGCGAAATCCAGCATTTCATCGCGGAACTTGCCGATTATCTGGAACTCGAAAATCACATGCCGCGCGCGTTTACCGAGGCTCAGGCGGAGGCGATGGTGACCATCGTCTTTAGCGCAGGCGCAGAAGCGCTTGATGTGAGCCCGGAACAACGCGGGCAATTAGAAGAGCGACTGGTATTACAGCTGCGCATGATCTCTAAAGGCGCCTACTATTGGTACCGTCGCGAACAAGAAAAGATGGCGCAACATTCCGATAAGTGA
- the argH gene encoding argininosuccinate lyase, giving the protein MALWGGRFTQAADGRFKQFNDSLRFDYRLAEQDIIGSVAWSKALVTVGVLTADEQSQLEGALNTLLEEVLENPHAILESDAEDIHSWVEGKLIDKVGPLGKKLHTGRSRNDQVATDLKLWCKTEVHALLSATRQLQQALVVTAEENQDAVMPGYTHLQRAQPVTFAHWCMAYVEMLARDESRLQDTLKRLDVSPLGCGALAGTAYEIDREQLAGWLGFASATRNSLDSVSDRDHVMELLSNAAISMVHLSRFAEDLIFFNSGEAGFVELSDRVTSGSSLMPQKKNPDALELIRGKCGRVQGALTGIMMTMKGLPLAYNKDIQEDKEGLFDALDTWLDCLHMAALVLDGIQVKRPRCQEAAQQGYANATELADYLVAKGVPFREAHHIVGEAVVEAIRQGKPLEDLALADLQKFSPVINDDVYPVLSLQSCLDKRAAQGGVSPVQVAQAISAAKARLA; this is encoded by the coding sequence ATGGCACTTTGGGGCGGACGTTTTACTCAGGCGGCGGATGGGCGGTTTAAACAATTTAATGACTCTCTGCGCTTTGATTATCGACTCGCCGAACAGGACATTATCGGCTCCGTAGCCTGGTCTAAAGCGCTGGTGACCGTCGGCGTGCTGACCGCGGACGAGCAGAGCCAGCTTGAAGGCGCGCTCAATACGCTGCTGGAAGAGGTGCTGGAAAACCCGCATGCGATTCTGGAAAGCGACGCGGAAGATATTCACAGCTGGGTGGAAGGCAAGCTTATCGATAAAGTCGGCCCGCTTGGCAAAAAGCTTCATACCGGGCGTAGCCGTAACGATCAGGTCGCGACCGACCTGAAACTCTGGTGCAAAACCGAAGTGCACGCGCTGCTGAGCGCCACGCGCCAGCTTCAGCAGGCGCTGGTCGTGACCGCCGAAGAAAATCAGGACGCGGTGATGCCGGGCTATACCCATCTGCAACGCGCCCAGCCGGTGACGTTTGCGCACTGGTGTATGGCGTATGTCGAAATGCTGGCGCGCGATGAAAGCCGTCTGCAGGATACCCTAAAGCGTCTGGATGTCAGCCCGCTGGGCTGCGGGGCGCTGGCCGGCACCGCGTATGAGATTGACCGCGAACAGCTGGCCGGCTGGCTTGGCTTCGCCAGCGCGACGCGCAACAGCCTCGACAGCGTCTCCGATCGCGATCATGTCATGGAGCTGCTGTCCAACGCGGCCATCAGCATGGTGCATCTGTCGCGTTTCGCCGAAGACCTGATTTTCTTTAACTCCGGCGAGGCCGGTTTTGTGGAGCTGTCTGACCGTGTGACGTCCGGCTCCTCGTTAATGCCGCAGAAGAAAAATCCGGACGCGCTGGAGCTGATTCGCGGCAAGTGCGGCCGCGTACAGGGCGCGCTGACCGGCATTATGATGACGATGAAAGGGCTGCCGCTCGCGTACAACAAAGATATTCAGGAAGATAAAGAAGGGCTGTTCGACGCGCTTGACACCTGGCTCGACTGCCTGCATATGGCGGCGCTGGTGCTGGACGGTATTCAGGTGAAACGTCCGCGCTGCCAGGAAGCGGCGCAGCAGGGCTACGCCAACGCCACCGAGCTTGCGGATTATCTGGTCGCTAAAGGCGTGCCGTTCCGTGAGGCGCACCACATCGTGGGCGAGGCGGTGGTGGAAGCTATTCGTCAGGGCAAACCACTGGAAGACCTGGCGCTTGCCGACCTGCAAAAATTCAGCCCGGTGATTAATGACGATGTTTACCCGGTGCTGTCACTTCAGTCATGTCTTGATAAGCGCGCGGCGCAGGGCGGCGTATCGCCGGTACAGGTCGCGCAGGCCATTAGCGCGGCGAAAGCGCGTCTGGCTTAA
- a CDS encoding YijD family membrane protein: MRTTTQEKGTLLLALIAGLSINGTCAALFSSIVPFSIFPIISLVLTVYCLHQRYLNRTMPVGLPGIAAACFILGVLLYSAVVRAEYPAIGSNFLPSVLSVVLLFWIGFRLRRRKARYDE; the protein is encoded by the coding sequence ATGAGAACCACGACACAAGAAAAGGGTACGCTGCTGCTGGCGCTGATCGCCGGTCTGTCGATTAACGGCACCTGCGCGGCGCTGTTCAGCTCCATCGTGCCTTTCTCGATTTTCCCGATTATTTCGCTGGTGCTGACGGTCTACTGCCTGCATCAGCGCTACCTGAATCGCACCATGCCGGTGGGCCTGCCGGGTATTGCCGCCGCCTGCTTTATTCTTGGGGTGCTGCTGTACAGCGCCGTAGTGCGCGCGGAATATCCGGCGATTGGCTCTAACTTCCTGCCGTCGGTGCTTTCCGTCGTGCTGCTGTTCTGGATAGGCTTTCGCCTGCGTCGCCGCAAGGCGCGCTACGACGAGTAA
- the argB gene encoding acetylglutamate kinase, giving the protein MMNPLIIKLGGVLLDSEEALERLFTALVNYRKAHQRPLVIVHGGGCLVDDLMKQLNLPVKKKNGLRITPADQIDIITGALAGTANKTLLAWAKKHGIASVGLFLGDGDSVSVTPLDEELGHVGQAQPGSPKLITTLLENGFMPVISSIGVTDSGDLMNVNADQAATALAATLGADLILLSDVSGILDGKGQRIAEMTAAKAEQLIEQGIITDGMIVKVHAALDAARTLGRPVDIASWRHAEQLPALFNGVSIGTRILA; this is encoded by the coding sequence ATGATGAACCCGTTAATCATTAAGTTAGGCGGCGTGTTGCTCGATAGCGAAGAGGCGCTGGAGCGTCTGTTTACCGCCCTTGTTAACTACCGCAAGGCGCATCAGCGCCCGCTGGTCATCGTTCACGGCGGCGGCTGCCTTGTTGACGACCTGATGAAGCAGCTCAACCTGCCGGTGAAAAAGAAGAACGGCCTGCGCATCACGCCTGCCGATCAGATTGACATCATTACCGGGGCGCTTGCGGGCACCGCCAACAAAACGCTGCTCGCCTGGGCGAAAAAGCACGGCATCGCTTCCGTCGGCCTGTTCCTGGGCGATGGCGACAGCGTGAGCGTGACGCCGCTGGATGAAGAGCTGGGCCACGTCGGCCAGGCGCAGCCGGGCTCGCCGAAATTAATCACGACGCTGCTGGAAAACGGCTTTATGCCGGTGATTAGCTCCATCGGTGTCACCGACAGCGGCGACCTGATGAACGTCAACGCCGACCAGGCGGCCACGGCGCTCGCGGCGACCCTTGGCGCAGACCTGATCCTGCTCTCCGACGTGAGCGGCATCCTGGACGGCAAAGGTCAGCGCATCGCCGAGATGACCGCCGCCAAAGCTGAGCAGCTTATCGAGCAGGGCATTATCACCGACGGCATGATTGTGAAAGTGCATGCGGCACTCGACGCCGCCCGCACGCTGGGCCGGCCGGTGGATATCGCCTCCTGGCGCCACGCGGAACAGCTGCCCGCTCTCTTTAACGGTGTATCTATCGGCACCAGAATACTGGCCTGA
- the argC gene encoding N-acetyl-gamma-glutamyl-phosphate reductase: protein MLNTLIVGASGYAGAELATYVNRHPHMNITALTVSAQSNDAGKLISSLHPQLKGVLDLPLQPMSDIREFTDGVDVVFLATAHEVSHDLAPQFLDEGCVVFDLSGAFRVNDAAFYEKFYGFTHQHPQLLEKAVYGLAEWNRDALKDATLIAVPGCYPTAAQLSLKPLIDADLLDLNQWPVINATSGVSGAGRKAAISNSFCEVSLQPYGIFNHRHHPEIVTHLGTPVIFTPHLGSFPRGILETITCRLKPGVSEPQIAAAFNDAYADKPLVRLYDKGVPALKNVVGLPFCDIGFAMQGEHLIVVATEDNLLKGAAAQAVQCMNIRFGFAETQSLI, encoded by the coding sequence ATGTTGAACACGCTGATTGTTGGCGCCAGTGGTTATGCCGGCGCAGAGCTTGCGACCTACGTGAATCGCCATCCGCATATGAACATAACCGCGTTGACGGTCTCAGCGCAAAGCAATGATGCGGGAAAGTTAATCTCCTCTTTGCATCCGCAGCTGAAAGGCGTGCTCGACCTGCCATTGCAGCCGATGAGCGACATCCGCGAGTTCACCGATGGCGTGGATGTGGTGTTTCTCGCAACAGCCCATGAGGTGAGCCACGATCTCGCGCCGCAGTTTCTCGACGAGGGCTGCGTGGTGTTTGACCTCTCCGGCGCCTTTCGCGTTAACGACGCCGCGTTCTATGAAAAATTCTACGGGTTCACGCATCAGCACCCGCAGCTCCTTGAGAAGGCGGTGTATGGCCTGGCGGAGTGGAATCGCGACGCGCTGAAAGACGCGACGCTGATCGCGGTGCCGGGATGCTATCCGACTGCGGCGCAGCTTTCGCTGAAACCGCTGATCGACGCGGATTTACTGGATCTGAACCAGTGGCCGGTGATCAACGCCACCAGCGGCGTGAGCGGCGCGGGGCGCAAGGCGGCAATCTCCAACAGCTTCTGCGAAGTGAGCCTGCAACCTTACGGCATATTTAATCATCGGCATCATCCGGAAATCGTCACGCATCTGGGGACGCCGGTCATTTTCACGCCGCACCTCGGCAGCTTCCCGCGCGGCATTCTGGAAACCATCACCTGCCGCCTGAAGCCGGGCGTGAGCGAGCCGCAGATAGCCGCCGCGTTTAATGACGCCTACGCCGATAAACCGCTGGTGCGGCTGTATGACAAAGGCGTGCCCGCGCTGAAAAACGTGGTCGGCCTGCCGTTTTGCGATATCGGCTTCGCCATGCAGGGCGAACATCTGATCGTGGTCGCCACGGAAGATAACCTGCTGAAAGGCGCCGCCGCGCAGGCGGTGCAATGTATGAATATTCGTTTTGGCTTTGCCGAAACGCAGTCTCTTATTTAA
- the sthA gene encoding Si-specific NAD(P)(+) transhydrogenase, which translates to MPQTYDYDVIVIGSGPGGEGAAMGLVKQGATVAVIERYHNVGGGCTHWGTIPSKALRHAVSRIIEFNQNPLYSAHSRPLRTSFADILNHADNVINQQTNMRQGFYERNRCQILQGDARFVDEHTIELTCPDGSIETLTAEKFVIACGSRPYHPADVDFTHSRIYDSDSILSMHHEPRHVIIYGAGVIGCEYASIFRGMNVKVDLINTRDRLLAFLDQEMSDSLSYHFWNSGVVIRHNEEYEQIEGVDDGVIVHLKSGKKVKADCLLYANGRTGNTDSLALENIGLEADGRGLLKVNSMYQTALPHIYAVGDVIGYPSLASAAYDQGRIAAQALVKGVASAHLVEDIPTGIYTIPEISSVGKTEQQLTSMKVPYEVGRAQFKHLARAQIVGMNVGTLKILFHRETKEILGIHCFGERAAEIIHIGQAIMEQKGGGNTIEYFVNTTFNYPTMAEAYRVAALNGLNRLF; encoded by the coding sequence ATGCCACAAACCTACGATTATGATGTAATAGTGATTGGCTCTGGCCCCGGCGGCGAAGGCGCTGCAATGGGCCTGGTGAAACAGGGCGCGACGGTAGCCGTGATAGAGCGCTACCATAATGTTGGCGGCGGTTGCACCCACTGGGGCACCATCCCGTCAAAAGCGTTGCGCCACGCCGTCAGCCGTATCATTGAATTTAACCAGAACCCGTTATACAGCGCTCACTCCCGTCCTCTTCGTACTTCCTTCGCCGACATCCTTAACCACGCCGACAACGTGATCAATCAGCAGACCAACATGCGCCAGGGCTTTTACGAGCGCAACCGCTGCCAGATCCTGCAAGGCGACGCGCGTTTTGTCGATGAACACACGATTGAACTCACCTGCCCGGACGGCTCGATAGAAACTTTGACCGCTGAGAAATTCGTCATCGCCTGCGGCTCGCGCCCCTATCACCCGGCGGACGTCGATTTCACCCATTCGCGCATCTACGACAGCGATTCCATCCTCAGCATGCATCACGAGCCGCGCCACGTGATTATTTACGGCGCAGGCGTCATCGGCTGTGAATACGCGTCGATTTTCCGCGGAATGAACGTGAAAGTGGATCTCATCAACACCCGCGACCGCCTGCTGGCGTTTCTCGATCAGGAGATGTCAGACTCGCTCTCATATCACTTCTGGAACAGCGGCGTGGTCATCCGCCACAATGAAGAATATGAACAGATTGAAGGCGTTGACGATGGCGTGATAGTCCACCTGAAGTCAGGCAAAAAAGTGAAAGCCGACTGTCTGCTCTATGCGAACGGACGTACCGGCAACACCGATTCCCTGGCGCTGGAGAATATCGGTCTTGAGGCCGATGGTCGCGGGCTGCTGAAAGTGAACAGCATGTATCAGACCGCGCTGCCGCACATCTACGCAGTGGGCGATGTTATCGGTTACCCGAGCCTGGCCTCCGCCGCCTACGATCAGGGCCGCATCGCCGCGCAGGCGCTGGTAAAAGGCGTCGCCTCGGCGCACCTGGTGGAAGATATCCCGACCGGTATCTACACCATTCCGGAAATCAGCTCCGTCGGCAAAACCGAACAGCAGCTCACGTCGATGAAAGTGCCTTACGAAGTGGGCCGCGCGCAGTTTAAACATCTGGCGCGCGCGCAAATCGTCGGGATGAATGTCGGCACGCTGAAGATCCTGTTCCATCGCGAAACCAAAGAGATTCTGGGGATCCATTGCTTTGGGGAGCGCGCGGCCGAGATTATTCATATCGGCCAGGCGATTATGGAGCAGAAAGGTGGCGGTAACACTATTGAGTACTTCGTTAACACCACCTTTAACTACCCGACCATGGCGGAAGCCTATCGGGTTGCCGCGCTGAACGGCTTAAACCGCCTGTTTTAA
- the oxyR gene encoding DNA-binding transcriptional regulator OxyR yields the protein MNIRDLEYLVALAEHRHFRRAADACHVSQPTLSGQIRKLEDELGVMLLERTSRKVLFTQAGLLLVDQARTVLREVKVLKEMASQQGETMSGPLHIGLIPTISPYLLPQIIPMLHQTFPKLEMYLHEAQTHQLLAQLDSGKLDCAILALVKESEAFIEVPLFDEPMLLAVYEDHPWAGRDRVPMGELAGEKLLMLEDGHCLRDQAMGFCFEAGADEDTHFRATSLETLRNMVAAGSGITLLPALAVPPERHRDGVVYLPCVKPEPRRTIGLVYRPGSPLRSRYEQLAEAIRKQMDGRFDSALKQAV from the coding sequence ATGAATATTCGTGATCTTGAATACCTGGTGGCCCTTGCCGAACATCGTCATTTCCGGCGTGCGGCGGACGCCTGCCACGTGAGTCAGCCCACCCTGAGCGGTCAGATCCGCAAGCTTGAAGATGAACTTGGCGTAATGCTGCTGGAACGCACCAGCCGCAAAGTGCTGTTCACCCAGGCGGGGTTGCTGCTGGTAGACCAGGCGCGTACCGTTTTACGTGAAGTCAAAGTGCTGAAAGAGATGGCGAGCCAGCAGGGCGAGACCATGTCCGGTCCGCTGCATATTGGCCTTATCCCGACCATCAGCCCTTATCTGCTGCCGCAAATCATTCCGATGCTGCATCAGACCTTCCCCAAACTCGAAATGTATCTGCACGAAGCGCAGACGCATCAGCTGCTGGCCCAGCTCGACAGCGGCAAGCTCGACTGCGCGATCCTGGCGCTGGTGAAAGAGAGCGAAGCCTTTATTGAAGTGCCGCTGTTCGATGAGCCGATGCTGCTGGCGGTCTATGAGGATCACCCGTGGGCCGGACGCGATCGCGTGCCGATGGGCGAACTGGCGGGCGAAAAGCTGCTGATGCTGGAAGATGGTCACTGCCTGCGCGATCAGGCGATGGGCTTTTGCTTTGAAGCGGGTGCGGATGAAGATACGCATTTCCGCGCCACCAGCCTTGAAACGCTGCGCAATATGGTGGCGGCAGGCAGCGGCATTACGCTTCTGCCCGCGCTCGCCGTGCCGCCGGAGCGTCATCGCGACGGCGTCGTTTATCTGCCCTGCGTGAAGCCGGAGCCGCGACGCACCATCGGGCTGGTGTATCGTCCGGGCTCGCCGCTGCGCAGCCGCTATGAGCAGCTCGCAGAGGCCATCCGCAAACAGATGGATGGCCGCTTCGACAGCGCGTTAAAACAGGCGGTTTAA
- the argE gene encoding acetylornithine deacetylase, translating to MKMKLPPFIEIYRTLIATPSISATDSALDQSNATLINLLAGWFGSLGFQVEVQPVPGTRNKFNMLASTGNGAGGLLLAGHTDTVPFDDGRWTRDPFTLTEHDNKLFGLGTADMKGFFAFILDALRDVDVTQLKKPLYILATADEETSMAGARYFAETTALRPDCAIIGEPTSLQPIRAHKGHISSAIRVQGQSGHSSDPERGVNAIELMHDAIGRIMQLRDSLKARYHYDAFTVPYPTLNLGHIHGGDASNRICACCELHMDIRPLPGMTLDDLSGLLNEALEPVSLRWPGRLTVFDLHPPIPGYECPPDHKLVQVVENLLGAQTDVVNYCTEAPFIQTLCPTLVLGPGSINQAHQPDEYLETRFIKPTRELISQVVHHFCWH from the coding sequence GTGAAAATGAAATTACCGCCTTTTATCGAGATTTACCGCACGCTTATCGCCACGCCTTCCATCAGCGCCACCGACAGCGCGCTCGATCAGAGCAATGCGACTTTAATCAATCTGCTGGCAGGGTGGTTTGGCAGTCTCGGGTTCCAGGTCGAAGTACAACCGGTGCCCGGCACCCGCAATAAATTCAATATGCTGGCAAGCACCGGTAACGGCGCGGGCGGCCTGCTGCTGGCGGGGCATACCGATACCGTGCCTTTCGACGACGGGCGCTGGACGCGCGATCCGTTCACGCTGACCGAGCATGACAACAAACTGTTCGGGCTCGGCACCGCCGATATGAAAGGCTTTTTCGCTTTTATTCTCGACGCGCTGCGTGACGTGGATGTGACGCAGCTGAAAAAGCCGCTCTACATTCTGGCAACCGCCGATGAAGAAACCAGCATGGCGGGCGCGCGCTATTTCGCCGAGACCACCGCCCTGCGCCCGGACTGCGCGATTATCGGCGAGCCGACGTCGCTACAGCCGATTCGCGCCCATAAAGGCCATATCTCCAGCGCTATCCGCGTGCAGGGGCAATCCGGCCATTCCAGCGACCCGGAGCGCGGCGTCAACGCCATTGAGCTGATGCATGACGCCATCGGGCGCATCATGCAACTGCGCGATTCGCTCAAAGCGCGCTACCACTACGACGCGTTTACGGTGCCGTACCCGACCCTTAACCTCGGCCATATTCACGGCGGTGACGCCTCTAACCGCATCTGCGCCTGCTGCGAGCTGCATATGGATATTCGTCCGCTGCCGGGCATGACGCTGGATGATTTAAGCGGGTTGCTGAACGAGGCGCTGGAGCCGGTGAGCCTGCGCTGGCCGGGGCGCCTGACGGTGTTCGATCTGCATCCGCCTATCCCGGGTTACGAATGCCCGCCGGATCATAAACTGGTGCAGGTGGTGGAAAATCTGCTCGGCGCGCAAACCGATGTGGTGAACTACTGCACCGAAGCGCCGTTTATTCAGACGCTCTGCCCGACGCTGGTGTTAGGGCCGGGCTCGATAAATCAGGCCCACCAGCCGGACGAATATCTGGAAACACGATTTATCAAGCCGACCCGTGAATTGATTTCGCAGGTTGTGCATCATTTCTGCTGGCACTGA
- a CDS encoding argininosuccinate synthase → MQNHGIKKVVLAYSGGLDTSAIIPWLKENYEGCDVVACVVDIGQDRDDLKGVEQKALRSGASECYVVDAREEFIKDYVYPVLQTGALYEGSYLLGTSMARPLIAKALVDVANKVGADALCHGATGKGNDQVRFESAWAALAPHLKVIAPWREWNLRSREALLDYLKARDIPTTASLEKIYSRDENAWHISTEGGVLESPWNAPNKDCWVWTVDPLEAPDQPEQVTVTVEKGNVVAVNGEHLSPFGCLEVLNKIGAKHGVGRIDIVENRLVGIKSRGCYETPGGTIMMAALRGVEQLVLDRDSFKWREQVGLEMSYVVYDGRWFAPLRQSLQAAAQSLAEQVNGEVVLQLYKGQVTAIQKKSPNSLYNEEFATFGEDEVYDHSHAGGFIRLFSLSSRIRALNELKK, encoded by the coding sequence ATGCAAAATCACGGCATCAAAAAAGTTGTTCTCGCCTACTCCGGCGGCCTTGATACCTCCGCCATCATTCCGTGGCTGAAAGAGAACTATGAAGGCTGCGACGTGGTCGCATGCGTGGTGGATATCGGTCAGGACCGTGACGACCTGAAAGGCGTTGAGCAGAAAGCGCTGCGCTCCGGCGCGTCGGAGTGCTATGTGGTCGATGCGCGTGAAGAGTTCATTAAAGATTACGTTTACCCGGTGCTGCAAACCGGCGCGCTGTATGAAGGCAGCTATCTGCTGGGCACCTCGATGGCGCGTCCGCTGATCGCCAAAGCGCTGGTGGACGTGGCGAATAAAGTCGGCGCTGACGCGCTGTGCCACGGCGCGACCGGTAAAGGCAACGACCAGGTGCGTTTCGAATCCGCCTGGGCGGCGCTGGCCCCGCATCTGAAAGTGATCGCCCCGTGGCGTGAGTGGAACCTGCGTTCCCGTGAAGCGTTGCTGGATTACCTGAAAGCGCGCGATATCCCGACCACCGCGTCGCTTGAGAAAATCTACAGCCGCGATGAGAACGCCTGGCATATCTCTACCGAAGGCGGCGTGCTGGAAAGCCCGTGGAACGCCCCGAACAAAGATTGCTGGGTCTGGACCGTCGATCCGCTGGAAGCGCCGGATCAGCCGGAGCAGGTGACCGTGACCGTAGAAAAAGGCAACGTAGTCGCCGTGAATGGCGAGCACCTCTCTCCGTTCGGCTGCCTGGAAGTGCTGAACAAGATTGGCGCGAAGCATGGCGTGGGCCGTATCGATATCGTGGAAAACCGTCTGGTGGGCATTAAGTCTCGCGGCTGCTACGAAACCCCTGGCGGCACCATCATGATGGCGGCGCTGCGTGGCGTAGAGCAACTGGTGCTGGATCGCGACAGTTTCAAATGGCGCGAGCAGGTCGGCCTTGAGATGTCTTACGTGGTGTATGACGGGCGCTGGTTCGCGCCGCTGCGTCAGTCTCTGCAGGCGGCGGCGCAGTCGCTGGCCGAGCAGGTGAATGGCGAAGTGGTGTTGCAGCTCTATAAAGGTCAGGTGACGGCTATTCAGAAGAAATCGCCGAACAGCCTGTATAACGAAGAGTTCGCGACCTTTGGCGAAGACGAAGTGTATGACCACAGCCACGCGGGCGGCTTTATCCGTCTGTTCTCCCTCTCGTCACGTATTCGCGCGTTGAACGAGCTGAAGAAGTAA